In the genome of Actinomadura luzonensis, the window GACCTCGTCCTCGACGCCCGGGGGCGCGCACTCGCCGTTCCTGGTGACCAGCGTGAACCTGGTCCGCGGCAGCCCCTCCTGGGCGGCGGCCAGCGCCCGCGCGTAGCCGCGCAGGGCCTCGGGCGCGTCGCCGTAGGTGAAGAACGCCTGCACATTGACGTGCGCCACCACGTCCCGGTACGCCCGGCGCCGCAGGATCGCCGCCACCACGTCCGGCACCAGCCCCGGCCGCCCGCGCGGGCCCACCGGCACCTCCAGCGGGTTGCCGGAGGCCGGCACGCCGAGCTCGCGCAGCTCGCCCGCGACCTCGCCGGGCAGCGGGTCCAGGCGCACCCCGGCGGCGTCGAACGCGTCGGCCGCCAGCACGCTCGCGCCGCCGCTCGGCCCCACCACGAGCACCCCGTCCCCGCCGGGCGCGCGGCCCCCGTGCGCCTGGAGGTAGGCGAGCGCGCCGATGAGGTCGTCCTGGCTGGACACCAGGGCCGCGCCGGCCTGCTCGGCGACCGCCTCCCACACCCGCCGGTCGCTGACCAGGCCGCCCGTGTGCGAGGCGGCGGCGGCCCGGCCCTGCCCGGTGCGCCCGCCGACCAGCAGCACGACCGGCCGGTCCAGCGCGCGCAGCGCCTCGAAGAGCCGCCGCCCGTCGCGCGGGTCCTCCAGGTACAGGCCCACGGCCCGCGTCTCGGGGTCGCCGACCAGCCAGCGCAGCAGCTCGGCGGGGGTGACGTCGGCGGCGTTCCCGACCGTGACGACCCGGCTGAACGCCAGGCCGCGCCGCTCCCCGACCTTGATCACCTCGCCGGCGAGCCCGCCGCTCTGCGAGATCAGCGCCACCGAGCCCGGGGGTCCCATCCCGCCGCCCACGAACGTCTGCCGGCCGCGCGGGCAGTAGACGCCCATGCAGTTCGGCCCGAGCAGGCGCGTCCCGGCCGCGCGGGCGGCGGCGGCCAGCTCCTCCTCCAGCCCGGCGCGGCCCGCCTCGCCGAACCCGCCGCTCATCACCTGGACGAACGGCACGCCCGCCGCCTGCCCGACTACCTCGGCGCAGCGCTCGGCGGGCACCGCGACCAGCGCGTAGTCCACGTCCGCCGCCGCGAGCGAGGGCACGGCCGGGACACCCGCCACCTCCGCCGCCCGCGGGTGCACCGCGACCAGCGGCACCCCGGCGGCCCGGTAGAAGTCGAGGAACATGTTCCCGAAGTTCGGCCGCGTGGCGGAGGCTCCGACGACGGCCACCGCCCGCGGCTCGAACAGCGGCAGGAAATCGGCCGTGACCAGGTCGTGAGAGGGGGGCGGCGCGGCCGTGGGGAGGTACCGGGCGTCGACCGCCGTCACCCCGTCCCCCGTCGCGATCACCGGGTTCAGCTCGAACTCGCCCAGCTCCAGCCGCTCCCAGAGCCCGCCGGCGCCGCCGACCGTCAGCAGCAGCTCGACCAGCGCCGCCACGTCGACCGGCGGCCGGCCCCGGCCCCCGCCGAGCAGCGGTGCCGCGCGCAGCGAGCCCAGCATGGCCCGGGCGTCGCGCTCCGACACCGGGCACAGCCGCAGCGCCGTGTCGCGCAGCGTCTCCGTCCACACCCCGCCCAGCCCGGCGAGCAGCACCGGCCCGAACGCCGGGTCCCGCACCAGGCCCACGATCAGCTCGACCCCGGCCGCCGCCTGCTCCTCCACCAGGAACCCGGCGAGCCCCGGCACCCGCGCCCGCATCCGGGCCGCCGCCGCCGGCAGGTCCGCCGCGCGCAGCCCGAGCTCCACCGCCCCGGCCTCCGACTTGTGCACCAGCCCCGGCCCGAACGCCTTCAGCACCAGCGGCTCGGCCAGCTCCCTCGCGGCCCGGAAGTCCGGCAGGTCGCGCGCGACCACCACGCCGCGCGGCACCGGCACCCCGGCCTCACGCAGCAGCGCCTTCACTTCGTGCTCGTGAACGTGGACCGCGCGGGCCTCGTGGACGCCGGCCCCGTGGACCTCGGCCCCGTGGGCATCGGTCTCGTGGACCTCGGCCCCGTGGGCATCGGTCTCGTGGACGTGCTCGGGCGCGCTCACCCGAGCAGGTGCCCGTACTGGTCGCGGATGGCCTTGCGCAGCAGCTTGCCCGGCCCGCCGCCGGCGTCCTGCGCGTGCGGCAGCTCGTCGGCGACCACGATGCGGTCGGGACGCTGGTGCGCCGGCAGGGTGTCGGCCAGCGCCAGGGCGATCTTCGAGGCGTCCAGCGAGTGCCCGGCGCGCGGCACGACGGCCAGCAGGACGCGCTGCTCGGCGGCCCCCTCCGGCACCCCGACGGCGCCGGCCTCGGCCACGCCGTCCAGCGCGGAGGCGGCCTCCTCGACCGCGACCGGCTGCGTCCACACGCCGCCCTTGAGTATGGCGTCCTCGCGGCGGCCCAGCACCCGCAGCACGCCGTCGGCGGAGACCGTGCCGAGGTCGCCGCCGACGTACCACTCGCCGCGCAGCACCTCCGCCGTCCGCTCCGGCAGGCCGTCGTAGCCCGCCATGCGGTGCGGCCCGGCCAGGTTGATCTCGCCGACCTCGTCGATCACCCGGCGGCCCTGCGGGTCGGTGACACGGACGGCGTTGCCGGTGCGGGCGCGGCCGGAGGAGCCGAGCGGCGTCGAGCCGTCGTCCACCCGGCCCATGCACGTGTAGGGCGCCTCGGTCTGCCCGTAGTA includes:
- a CDS encoding acetate--CoA ligase family protein; this encodes MSAPEHVHETDAHGAEVHETDAHGAEVHGAGVHEARAVHVHEHEVKALLREAGVPVPRGVVVARDLPDFRAARELAEPLVLKAFGPGLVHKSEAGAVELGLRAADLPAAAARMRARVPGLAGFLVEEQAAAGVELIVGLVRDPAFGPVLLAGLGGVWTETLRDTALRLCPVSERDARAMLGSLRAAPLLGGGRGRPPVDVAALVELLLTVGGAGGLWERLELGEFELNPVIATGDGVTAVDARYLPTAAPPPSHDLVTADFLPLFEPRAVAVVGASATRPNFGNMFLDFYRAAGVPLVAVHPRAAEVAGVPAVPSLAAADVDYALVAVPAERCAEVVGQAAGVPFVQVMSGGFGEAGRAGLEEELAAAARAAGTRLLGPNCMGVYCPRGRQTFVGGGMGPPGSVALISQSGGLAGEVIKVGERRGLAFSRVVTVGNAADVTPAELLRWLVGDPETRAVGLYLEDPRDGRRLFEALRALDRPVVLLVGGRTGQGRAAAASHTGGLVSDRRVWEAVAEQAGAALVSSQDDLIGALAYLQAHGGRAPGGDGVLVVGPSGGASVLAADAFDAAGVRLDPLPGEVAGELRELGVPASGNPLEVPVGPRGRPGLVPDVVAAILRRRAYRDVVAHVNVQAFFTYGDAPEALRGYARALAAAQEGLPRTRFTLVTRNGECAPPGVEDEVRRIATAAGIPLYRSMEAAAAAVAAGGRHGAA